From a single Accipiter gentilis chromosome 10, bAccGen1.1, whole genome shotgun sequence genomic region:
- the SMIM5 gene encoding small integral membrane protein 5 → MSSEGFLKEMQTIGEKFLLKLQKLPKADPVEIVSFCVVLLFIVTVLLLMIIACSCCCYSCCSCDGRTDHRRRKIQVRPIAHS, encoded by the exons ATGTCTTCTGAAGGCTTTCTAAAGGAAATGCAAACCATTGGTGAGAAGTTTCTCCTTAAGCTCCAGAAACTGCCCAAGGCTGACCCGGTGGAGATTGTGTCCTTTTGTGTGGTTCTTCTGTTTATTG TTACTGTTCTGCTGCTTATGATCATTGCCTGCAGTTGCTGCTGCTATAGCTGCTGTAGCTGTGACGGACGTACTGACCACAGACGTAGGAAGATCCAAGTCCGCCCAATTGCCCATTCATGA